A genomic stretch from Telopea speciosissima isolate NSW1024214 ecotype Mountain lineage chromosome 7, Tspe_v1, whole genome shotgun sequence includes:
- the LOC122667862 gene encoding lipase-like, whose protein sequence is MIPRLWIAALQLSELLVSSVVHCLYGFYIFSTAVASDFSQAINECLKPNVNFNTDTELRGLDSKLSNNDMPPIVLVHGIFGFGKGRLGGLSYFAGAEKKDDRVLVPDLGSLTSIYDRARELFYYLKGGQVDYGEEHSKACGHSQFGRIYEQGHYPEWDEDHPIHFVGHSAGAQVVRLLQQMLADKAFKGYENTSENWVLSVTSLSGALNGTTRTYLDGMQPEDGRSMKPVCLLQLCRLGVIIYEWLDIPLLKNYYDFGFSHYNMSWKKIGISGLVDCLLGNTGPFAYGDWILPDLTIQGSMRLNSHLNTFPNTFYFSYATKRTRKIMGITVPSSILHIHPLFFIRIFQMSQWRHPPDVLPPYKGYRDEDWQDNDGALNTISMTYPRIPTKHPNRFIVDDSECQPLQPGIWYYKLVEADHILFVVNRERAGVQFDLIYDSIFERCRKHVFRSKPQTLPNQTNQ, encoded by the exons ATGATACCCCGGTTGTGGATTGCAGCGCTTCAACTATCAGAGCTCCTTGTGAGCTCTGTGGTCCATTGTTTATATGGGTTTTACATTTTCAGCACGGCTGTAGCATCAGATTTCTCACAGGCAATAAATGAATGTTTGAAGCCCAATGTGAATTTTAATACAGATACTGAATTGAGAGGGTTGGACTCTAAACTATCAAACAATGATATGCCTCCTATTGTCTTAGTCCATGGCATCTTTGGATTTGGCAAAGGG AGGTTAGGGGGTTTGTCTTATTTTGCGGGAGCAGAGAAGAAGGATGACCGGGTGCTCGTTCCAGATTTGGGTTCCTTGACCAGCATATATGATAG GGCTCGCGAATTGTTTTACTACTTGAAAGGGGGACAAGTGGATTATGGAGAAGAACACAGTAAAGCTTGTGGGCATTCCCAGTTTGGAAGGATTTATGAGCAAG GTCATTACCCTGAATGGGATGAAGACCATCCAATTCATTTTGTTGGACATTCTGCGGGAGCCCAGGTGGTTCGACTATTGCAGCAAATGTTAGCAGACAAG GCTTTTAAGGGTTATGAGAACACTTCTGAGAACTGGGTATTGAGCGTAACTTCCTTATCTGGGGCGTTGAATGGGACGACTAGAACCTATTTAGATGGGATGCA acCGGAGGATGGAAGATCTATGAAGCCTGTATGTCTGCTTCAGTTGTGCCGCTTGGGTGTCATAATTTATGAATGGCTTGACATTCCCTTGCTGAAGAACTACTACGATTTTGGGTTCAGCCACTACAATATGTCATGGAAGAAAATTGGAATTTCTGGTCTTGTGGATTGTCTCCTAGGGAACACAGGTCCTTTTGCTTATGGAGACTGGATCCTTCCAGACCTTACAATTCAAGGATCCATGCGGCTCAACTCTCATCTCAACACTTTCCCTAACACATTCTACTTCAGCTATGCTACGAAGAGGACTAGGAAGATCATGGGGATCACAGTCCCTTCTAGCATACTGCATATACACCCCTTGTTCTTCATCAGAATTTTCCAGATGAGCCAATGGAGACATCCTCCAGATGTTTTGCCTCCTTACAAAGGATACAG GGATGAGGATTGGCAGGACAATGATGGAGCACTCAATACCATATCCATGACATACCCTCGTATACCGACCAAACACCCAAACCGTTTCATTGTAGATGACTCTGAATGCCAGCCTTTGCAACCGGGAATCTG GTATTACAAGCTTGTGGAAGCCGATCACATACTTTTTGTTGTGAATCGGGAGAGAGCTGGAGTGCAATTTGATTTGATATACGACAGTATCTTCGAGCGCTGCAGAAAGCATGTCTTTAGAAGCAAACCACAGACACTACCCAATCAAACAAACCAGTAG